The following proteins come from a genomic window of Nothobranchius furzeri strain GRZ-AD chromosome 1, NfurGRZ-RIMD1, whole genome shotgun sequence:
- the LOC139068954 gene encoding G-protein coupled receptor 22-like isoform X2, translating into MLNQETLYMFLVCVCCIPLTAAVVLLPLEADTAMISCFHEASVSFASVATAANVLAITVDRYDISVRPANRVLTMGRAVALMGSIWALSCFSFLIPFMEVGFVFSSRSDLANQTEVVTIAHPNEYHTEEGLNYHLLAQIPIFFFTAVVMLITYYKILQALNIRIGTRFQHNLPKRKQKAKNTILLRTATQAESTDASQTSTGVKVGGNAPLGMRASVSVIIALRRAMKRHRERRERQKRVFRMSLLIISTFLLCWTPITVLNTIILSTGPSDWTVRLRLGFLVMAYGTTIFHPLLYAFTRQKFQKALKSKMKKRVVSVVEAEPTQNNVVIHNSWIDPRRNKKVTFENSEPRKKCLGSQDPG; encoded by the exons ATGCTGAACCAAGAAACGTTATACATGTTCCTG GTGTGTGTATGCTGCATCCCGCTGACAGCAGCTGTGGTGCTACTTCCACTGGAGGCCGACACAGCCATGATCAGCTGCTTCCACGAGGCGTCAGTCTCTTTTGCGAGTGTAGCTACAGCCGCTAACGTCCTAGCCATCACGGTGGACCGTTATGACATCTCCGTTCGGCCAGCGAACCGTGTGCTGACTATGGGCCGGGCTGTTGCTCTGATGGGATCCATTTGGGCTTTATCCTGTTTCAGCTTCCTGATTCCGTTCATGGAAGTAGGCTTCGTCTTCAGCTCCAGGTCGGATCTTGCGAACCAGACTGAAGTGGTGACAATAGCTCACCCAAATGAGTATCACACAGAGGAGGGTTTGAACTATCACCTGCTTGCTCAGATCCCAATATTCTTTTTCACAGCTGTGGTGATGCTGATAACTTACTACAAGATTCTTCAGGCACTGAACATCCGCATCGGAACGCGCTTTCAACACAACTTACCTAAAAGGAAACAGAAGGCCAAAAACACCATCTTACTGAGAACTGCAACACAAGCTGAGTCAACAGATGCTTCACAGACCAGCACAGGGGTCAAAGTGGGTGGAAATGCACCTTTAGGGATGCGAGCATCAGTCTCTGTTATAATTGCACTAAGACGAGCCATGAAGCGCCAccgggagaggagggagagacagAAACGAGTCTTTAGGATGTCTCTTCTCATCATCTCCACATTTCTGCTTTGCTGGACTCCAATAACTGTGCTCAATACAATCATCCTCAGCACCGGGCCTAGCGACTGGACTGTTCGCCTGCGCCTGGGCTTTCTGGTGATGGCCTACGGAACCACCATCTTCCACCCACTACTCTACGCCTTCACCAGGCAGAAGTTCCAAAAGGCTCTCAAGAGCAAGATGAAGAAGAGAGTGGTGTCTGTTGTGGAGGCAGAACCCACACAGAACAACGTGGTCATTCATAACTCGTGGATCGACCCAAGGAGAAACAAGAAGGTCACCTTTGAGAATAGTGAACCCAGAAAGAAATGTCTGGGTTCACAAGATCCAGGTTAA